The Setaria italica strain Yugu1 chromosome IX, Setaria_italica_v2.0, whole genome shotgun sequence genome has a window encoding:
- the LOC105915118 gene encoding carboxypeptidase Y: MPFPRTMPQVIKIEDGGNHAPYGHASGDQELMDRFRNIAPPPPVHQQPLQLPPPPPLPPPPPHSTWEKRHSPGPPPGFAGVRLPPLKSPCQRSPPQHVPQPAPNAHRSPGTSLPPPPQHASQGAAVPAPAMNNNTVAPPLQRRSAPKKPPHPAAKKKPSVPCGLCGVLCMTARHLEDHEKGRKHRNKAACLAGEMNVRCPVCNVHLSSGLNVEQHLAGKQHLRQLRLNGGA; the protein is encoded by the exons ATGCCATTTCCGAGGACAATGCCGCAAGTTATCAAAATTGAAGATGGAGGGAACCACGCTCCTTACGGGCACGCCTCCGGCGACCAGGAGCTGATGGACAGGTTCAGGAACATTGCTCCGCCCCCGCCG GTACATCAGCAGCCACTGCAActtccacctccgcctccacttccacctccaccacctcatTCCACATGGGAAAAGAGGCATTCGCCCGGACCGCCCCCGGGATTCGCCGGCGTTCGCCTGCCGCCGCTGAAGTCACCGTGTCAGAGGTCGCCGCCGCAGCACGTCCCGCAACCGGCGCCAAACGCTCACCGCTCCCCGGGCAcgtccctcccgccgccgccgcagcacgccAGCCAGGGCGCCGCGGTACCAGCGCCAGCGATGAACAACAACACCGTCGCGCCGCCACTCCAGCGAAGGTCCGCGCCGAAGAAGCCACCGCACCCGGCGGCGAAGAAGAAGCCCTCCGTGCCGTGCGGGCTCTGCGGCGTGCTGTGCATGACGGCACGGCACCTGGAGGATCACGAGAAGGGGCGGAAGCACCGGAACAAGGCGGCCTGCCTCGCCGGGGAGATGAACGTGCGGTGCCCGGTGTGCAACGTCCACCTCTCCAGCGGGCTCAACGTCGAGCAGCACCTCGCCGGCAAGCAGCACCTCCGGCAGCTCAGGCTCAACGGAGGAGCCTGA